ACTGATAATAATTTTACTTTATCTTCAATGCTTTTAATTAAACCATGATGATACAAAAACTCATTATTAATGACGAGCTTTTTAGGCTTTTTATCAAGGTTGCTTACTACATCTAAAATTCTTTCCAAAGAAATTGCTGTATAAGCTTTCTTAGCCTTTGAGTTAAAACCTCTTTTTGGAATTCTTCTAATTAAAGGAGTCTGACCACCTTCAAACCATTTTAAAGCAACACCAGATCTTGCAGTTTGTCCTTTACCACCTCTACCGCAAGTCTTACCCTTACCACTACCAATACCTCTTCCCAATCTTTTAGAGTTCTTCCTGCTACCAGGGTTACTAAATAAGTTGTTTAAT
Above is a genomic segment from Candidatus Phycorickettsia trachydisci containing:
- the rplO gene encoding 50S ribosomal protein L15, yielding MLTLNNLFSNPGSRKNSKRLGRGIGSGKGKTCGRGGKGQTARSGVALKWFEGGQTPLIRRIPKRGFNSKAKKAYTAISLERILDVVSNLDKKPKKLVINNEFLYHHGLIKSIEDKVKLLSVDFADEEASFSGFIFKVFKYSAGARSFITSVGGNIEENETN